In Thunnus maccoyii chromosome 11, fThuMac1.1, whole genome shotgun sequence, one genomic interval encodes:
- the LOC121907490 gene encoding ubiquitin carboxyl-terminal hydrolase 37-like isoform X2, with amino-acid sequence MKKTLLSRKNIVAICGSLKTTWISHKKNQVSVVEDESQLCSISSASSQKSSVEKPPGRTPWLHRLFGRPVFLLSRQKSEREREERGQRSGHQQRVTSSDAPANQQPEKKTRWRCRVFDCCRRNRRVAPAADDQGDDGEQRIPQKPQRSPVKATDGTLTADEVDEVVEFDALTEEEEEAVTKTEKKAANRKHELHRLTSFLLSGYRTLANQDSSSNSAKTHHVRHGDVMTSQSLRSQQVDWFGFPNPAQICYMNSSLQSLFTMKDFITDIMCQVEVWGSVPQAELIRRLMNITLLHRSIDVRDKLQALFMFKSTLSVQAQEFQDFNQKDAHELLTTLLDQMRSLSPALQEAAARVGRSYRCPVEDHFEFQMKNTRICKRCGARTTREEDFNNLSLDLVPGASVQQMLQDYLKETDLDFRCDCGANTSGQQSTFVNLPKVLMLHLKRFRFTPFLQLEKLRYPVELFRELLVTSSQADGWYSLVSVISHLGSGGEQGHYISDGVHPDVELDDLADRWLIYNDSEVTETKGASVCERRQRDAYILFYQRRM; translated from the exons atgaaaaaaacacttctcTCCAGAAAGAACATTGTTGCCATCTGCGGTTCGCTCAAGACCACATGGATCAGCCACAAG AAAAATCAAGTGTCAGTTGTGGAAGATGAGAGCCAGCTGTGCTCCATCTCTAGTGCGAG CAGTCAGAAGTCCTCTGTGGAGAAGCCACCAGGAAGGACTCCTTGGCTGCACAGACTGTTCGGTCGACCTGTG TTTTTGTTGTCACGTCAGAAGAGcgaaagggaaagagaggaaaggggaCAGCGCTCCGGCCACCAACAGAG AGTCACCTCCTCAGACGCTCCAGCCAACCAACAACCAGAGAAGAAGACTCGCTGGAGGTGCCGAGTCTTCGACTGCTGCAGA AGAAATCGACGAGTCGCTCCGGCTGCCGACGACCAGGGAGACGACGGAGAGCAGAGAATCCCTCAGAAACCTCAGAGGAG CCCTGTCAAAGCTACAGATGGGACTCTCACtgctgatgaggttgatgaggTGGTGGAGTTTGATGCTctcactgaggaagaggaggaagctgTGAcgaagacagagaagaaagcAGCCAACAGAAAACATGAGCTGCACAGACTCacatctttcctcctctctgggTATCGGACACTGGCCAACCAGGACTCGTCCTCCAACAG TGCCAAAACACATCACGTCCGTCATGGTGATGTCATGACCTCCCAGAGCCTCAGAAGTCAGCAGGTCGACTGGTTTGG ctTTCCCAATCCAGCTCAGATCTGCTATATGAACTCCAGCCTTCAGAGCCTGTTCACTATGAAGGACTTCATCACAGACATCATGTGCCAGGTGGAGGTGTGGGGTTCAGTGCCTCAGGCTGAACTGATCAG AAGACTCATGAACATCACGTTGCTTCACCGCTCCATCGACGTCCGTGACAAACTCCAGGCCCTCTTTATGTTCAAGAGCACCCTCTCTGTCCAGGCTCAGGAGTTCCAGGATTTCAACCAGAAA gatGCTCATGAGTTGCTGACAACTCTCCTGGATCAGATGAGGAGTTTGTCGCCAGCGCTGCAGGAAGCAGCTGCCCGCGTGGGAAGAAGCTACAGGTGCCCCGTTGAAGACCACTTTGAGTTCCAGATGAAGAACACAAGGATCTGCAAGAG GTGTGGAGCCCGGACTACCAGAGAAGAGGACTTCAACAACCTGTCTCTGGACCTGGTGCCTGGAGCTTCAGTCCAGCAGATGCTCCAGGATTACCTGAAG GAGACAGACTTGGACTTCAGGTGTGACTGCGGTGCCAACACATCTGGCCAGCAGTCCACCTTTGTGAACCTTCCCAA GGTGCTGATGCTTCATCTGAAACGTTTCCGCTTCACTCCGTTCCTGCAGCTGGAGAAGCTTCGATACCCAGTGGAGCTGTTCAGAGAGCTGCTGGTGACCTCCAGCCAG GCTGATGGTTGGTACAGTCTGGTGAGCGTCATCAGCCATTTAGGCTCTGGAGGGGAACAAG GACACTACATAAGTGACGGAGTGCACCCAGATGTGGAGCTGGATGACCTCGCTGACCGCTGGCTCATTTATAACGATTCAGAGGTCACAGAGACAAAGGGGGCCTCTGTCTGTGAGCGGCGGCAGCGAGATGCCTACATCCTTTTCTACCAAAGACGG ATGTAG
- the LOC121907490 gene encoding ubiquitin carboxyl-terminal hydrolase 37-like isoform X5 — protein sequence MFKMPRCLRKKNQVSVVEDESQLCSISSASSQKSSVEKPPGRTPWLHRLFGRPVFLLSRQKSEREREERGQRSGHQQRVTSSDAPANQQPEKKTRWRCRVFDCCRRNRRVAPAADDQGDDGEQRIPQKPQRSPVKATDGTLTADEVDEVVEFDALTEEEEEAVTKTEKKAANRKHELHRLTSFLLSGYRTLANQDSSSNSAKTHHVRHGDVMTSQSLRSQQVDWFGFPNPAQICYMNSSLQSLFTMKDFITDIMCQVEVWGSVPQAELIRRLMNITLLHRSIDVRDKLQALFMFKSTLSVQAQEFQDFNQKDAHELLTTLLDQMRSLSPALQEAAARVGRSYRCPVEDHFEFQMKNTRICKRCGARTTREEDFNNLSLDLVPGASVQQMLQDYLKETDLDFRCDCGANTSGQQSTFVNLPKVLMLHLKRFRFTPFLQLEKLRYPVELFRELLVTSSQADGWYSLVSVISHLGSGGEQGHYISDGVHPDVELDDLADRWLIYNDSEVTETKGASVCERRQRDAYILFYQRRM from the exons ATGTTTAAAATGCCTCGCTGTCTACGAAAG AAAAATCAAGTGTCAGTTGTGGAAGATGAGAGCCAGCTGTGCTCCATCTCTAGTGCGAG CAGTCAGAAGTCCTCTGTGGAGAAGCCACCAGGAAGGACTCCTTGGCTGCACAGACTGTTCGGTCGACCTGTG TTTTTGTTGTCACGTCAGAAGAGcgaaagggaaagagaggaaaggggaCAGCGCTCCGGCCACCAACAGAG AGTCACCTCCTCAGACGCTCCAGCCAACCAACAACCAGAGAAGAAGACTCGCTGGAGGTGCCGAGTCTTCGACTGCTGCAGA AGAAATCGACGAGTCGCTCCGGCTGCCGACGACCAGGGAGACGACGGAGAGCAGAGAATCCCTCAGAAACCTCAGAGGAG CCCTGTCAAAGCTACAGATGGGACTCTCACtgctgatgaggttgatgaggTGGTGGAGTTTGATGCTctcactgaggaagaggaggaagctgTGAcgaagacagagaagaaagcAGCCAACAGAAAACATGAGCTGCACAGACTCacatctttcctcctctctgggTATCGGACACTGGCCAACCAGGACTCGTCCTCCAACAG TGCCAAAACACATCACGTCCGTCATGGTGATGTCATGACCTCCCAGAGCCTCAGAAGTCAGCAGGTCGACTGGTTTGG ctTTCCCAATCCAGCTCAGATCTGCTATATGAACTCCAGCCTTCAGAGCCTGTTCACTATGAAGGACTTCATCACAGACATCATGTGCCAGGTGGAGGTGTGGGGTTCAGTGCCTCAGGCTGAACTGATCAG AAGACTCATGAACATCACGTTGCTTCACCGCTCCATCGACGTCCGTGACAAACTCCAGGCCCTCTTTATGTTCAAGAGCACCCTCTCTGTCCAGGCTCAGGAGTTCCAGGATTTCAACCAGAAA gatGCTCATGAGTTGCTGACAACTCTCCTGGATCAGATGAGGAGTTTGTCGCCAGCGCTGCAGGAAGCAGCTGCCCGCGTGGGAAGAAGCTACAGGTGCCCCGTTGAAGACCACTTTGAGTTCCAGATGAAGAACACAAGGATCTGCAAGAG GTGTGGAGCCCGGACTACCAGAGAAGAGGACTTCAACAACCTGTCTCTGGACCTGGTGCCTGGAGCTTCAGTCCAGCAGATGCTCCAGGATTACCTGAAG GAGACAGACTTGGACTTCAGGTGTGACTGCGGTGCCAACACATCTGGCCAGCAGTCCACCTTTGTGAACCTTCCCAA GGTGCTGATGCTTCATCTGAAACGTTTCCGCTTCACTCCGTTCCTGCAGCTGGAGAAGCTTCGATACCCAGTGGAGCTGTTCAGAGAGCTGCTGGTGACCTCCAGCCAG GCTGATGGTTGGTACAGTCTGGTGAGCGTCATCAGCCATTTAGGCTCTGGAGGGGAACAAG GACACTACATAAGTGACGGAGTGCACCCAGATGTGGAGCTGGATGACCTCGCTGACCGCTGGCTCATTTATAACGATTCAGAGGTCACAGAGACAAAGGGGGCCTCTGTCTGTGAGCGGCGGCAGCGAGATGCCTACATCCTTTTCTACCAAAGACGG ATGTAG
- the LOC121907490 gene encoding ubiquitin carboxyl-terminal hydrolase 37-like isoform X1, translating into MLHSFCTFHLVYVNLEVRNSAISLTFFNKSFIDSRKNQVSVVEDESQLCSISSASSQKSSVEKPPGRTPWLHRLFGRPVFLLSRQKSEREREERGQRSGHQQRVTSSDAPANQQPEKKTRWRCRVFDCCRRNRRVAPAADDQGDDGEQRIPQKPQRSPVKATDGTLTADEVDEVVEFDALTEEEEEAVTKTEKKAANRKHELHRLTSFLLSGYRTLANQDSSSNSAKTHHVRHGDVMTSQSLRSQQVDWFGFPNPAQICYMNSSLQSLFTMKDFITDIMCQVEVWGSVPQAELIRRLMNITLLHRSIDVRDKLQALFMFKSTLSVQAQEFQDFNQKDAHELLTTLLDQMRSLSPALQEAAARVGRSYRCPVEDHFEFQMKNTRICKRCGARTTREEDFNNLSLDLVPGASVQQMLQDYLKETDLDFRCDCGANTSGQQSTFVNLPKVLMLHLKRFRFTPFLQLEKLRYPVELFRELLVTSSQADGWYSLVSVISHLGSGGEQGHYISDGVHPDVELDDLADRWLIYNDSEVTETKGASVCERRQRDAYILFYQRRM; encoded by the exons ATGTTACACAGTTTCTGTACTTTCCACCTTGTTTATGTCAACTTGGAAGTCAGAAATAGTGCTATTTCTCTGACTTTCTTCAACAAGAGTTTTATAGATAGCAGG AAAAATCAAGTGTCAGTTGTGGAAGATGAGAGCCAGCTGTGCTCCATCTCTAGTGCGAG CAGTCAGAAGTCCTCTGTGGAGAAGCCACCAGGAAGGACTCCTTGGCTGCACAGACTGTTCGGTCGACCTGTG TTTTTGTTGTCACGTCAGAAGAGcgaaagggaaagagaggaaaggggaCAGCGCTCCGGCCACCAACAGAG AGTCACCTCCTCAGACGCTCCAGCCAACCAACAACCAGAGAAGAAGACTCGCTGGAGGTGCCGAGTCTTCGACTGCTGCAGA AGAAATCGACGAGTCGCTCCGGCTGCCGACGACCAGGGAGACGACGGAGAGCAGAGAATCCCTCAGAAACCTCAGAGGAG CCCTGTCAAAGCTACAGATGGGACTCTCACtgctgatgaggttgatgaggTGGTGGAGTTTGATGCTctcactgaggaagaggaggaagctgTGAcgaagacagagaagaaagcAGCCAACAGAAAACATGAGCTGCACAGACTCacatctttcctcctctctgggTATCGGACACTGGCCAACCAGGACTCGTCCTCCAACAG TGCCAAAACACATCACGTCCGTCATGGTGATGTCATGACCTCCCAGAGCCTCAGAAGTCAGCAGGTCGACTGGTTTGG ctTTCCCAATCCAGCTCAGATCTGCTATATGAACTCCAGCCTTCAGAGCCTGTTCACTATGAAGGACTTCATCACAGACATCATGTGCCAGGTGGAGGTGTGGGGTTCAGTGCCTCAGGCTGAACTGATCAG AAGACTCATGAACATCACGTTGCTTCACCGCTCCATCGACGTCCGTGACAAACTCCAGGCCCTCTTTATGTTCAAGAGCACCCTCTCTGTCCAGGCTCAGGAGTTCCAGGATTTCAACCAGAAA gatGCTCATGAGTTGCTGACAACTCTCCTGGATCAGATGAGGAGTTTGTCGCCAGCGCTGCAGGAAGCAGCTGCCCGCGTGGGAAGAAGCTACAGGTGCCCCGTTGAAGACCACTTTGAGTTCCAGATGAAGAACACAAGGATCTGCAAGAG GTGTGGAGCCCGGACTACCAGAGAAGAGGACTTCAACAACCTGTCTCTGGACCTGGTGCCTGGAGCTTCAGTCCAGCAGATGCTCCAGGATTACCTGAAG GAGACAGACTTGGACTTCAGGTGTGACTGCGGTGCCAACACATCTGGCCAGCAGTCCACCTTTGTGAACCTTCCCAA GGTGCTGATGCTTCATCTGAAACGTTTCCGCTTCACTCCGTTCCTGCAGCTGGAGAAGCTTCGATACCCAGTGGAGCTGTTCAGAGAGCTGCTGGTGACCTCCAGCCAG GCTGATGGTTGGTACAGTCTGGTGAGCGTCATCAGCCATTTAGGCTCTGGAGGGGAACAAG GACACTACATAAGTGACGGAGTGCACCCAGATGTGGAGCTGGATGACCTCGCTGACCGCTGGCTCATTTATAACGATTCAGAGGTCACAGAGACAAAGGGGGCCTCTGTCTGTGAGCGGCGGCAGCGAGATGCCTACATCCTTTTCTACCAAAGACGG ATGTAG
- the LOC121907490 gene encoding ubiquitin carboxyl-terminal hydrolase 37-like isoform X3 has translation MLHSFCTFHLVYVNLEVRNSAISLTFFNKSFIDSRKNQVSVVEDESQLCSISSASSQKSSVEKPPGRTPWLHRLFGRPVKSEREREERGQRSGHQQRVTSSDAPANQQPEKKTRWRCRVFDCCRRNRRVAPAADDQGDDGEQRIPQKPQRSPVKATDGTLTADEVDEVVEFDALTEEEEEAVTKTEKKAANRKHELHRLTSFLLSGYRTLANQDSSSNSAKTHHVRHGDVMTSQSLRSQQVDWFGFPNPAQICYMNSSLQSLFTMKDFITDIMCQVEVWGSVPQAELIRRLMNITLLHRSIDVRDKLQALFMFKSTLSVQAQEFQDFNQKDAHELLTTLLDQMRSLSPALQEAAARVGRSYRCPVEDHFEFQMKNTRICKRCGARTTREEDFNNLSLDLVPGASVQQMLQDYLKETDLDFRCDCGANTSGQQSTFVNLPKVLMLHLKRFRFTPFLQLEKLRYPVELFRELLVTSSQADGWYSLVSVISHLGSGGEQGHYISDGVHPDVELDDLADRWLIYNDSEVTETKGASVCERRQRDAYILFYQRRM, from the exons ATGTTACACAGTTTCTGTACTTTCCACCTTGTTTATGTCAACTTGGAAGTCAGAAATAGTGCTATTTCTCTGACTTTCTTCAACAAGAGTTTTATAGATAGCAGG AAAAATCAAGTGTCAGTTGTGGAAGATGAGAGCCAGCTGTGCTCCATCTCTAGTGCGAG CAGTCAGAAGTCCTCTGTGGAGAAGCCACCAGGAAGGACTCCTTGGCTGCACAGACTGTTCGGTCGACCTGTG AAGAGcgaaagggaaagagaggaaaggggaCAGCGCTCCGGCCACCAACAGAG AGTCACCTCCTCAGACGCTCCAGCCAACCAACAACCAGAGAAGAAGACTCGCTGGAGGTGCCGAGTCTTCGACTGCTGCAGA AGAAATCGACGAGTCGCTCCGGCTGCCGACGACCAGGGAGACGACGGAGAGCAGAGAATCCCTCAGAAACCTCAGAGGAG CCCTGTCAAAGCTACAGATGGGACTCTCACtgctgatgaggttgatgaggTGGTGGAGTTTGATGCTctcactgaggaagaggaggaagctgTGAcgaagacagagaagaaagcAGCCAACAGAAAACATGAGCTGCACAGACTCacatctttcctcctctctgggTATCGGACACTGGCCAACCAGGACTCGTCCTCCAACAG TGCCAAAACACATCACGTCCGTCATGGTGATGTCATGACCTCCCAGAGCCTCAGAAGTCAGCAGGTCGACTGGTTTGG ctTTCCCAATCCAGCTCAGATCTGCTATATGAACTCCAGCCTTCAGAGCCTGTTCACTATGAAGGACTTCATCACAGACATCATGTGCCAGGTGGAGGTGTGGGGTTCAGTGCCTCAGGCTGAACTGATCAG AAGACTCATGAACATCACGTTGCTTCACCGCTCCATCGACGTCCGTGACAAACTCCAGGCCCTCTTTATGTTCAAGAGCACCCTCTCTGTCCAGGCTCAGGAGTTCCAGGATTTCAACCAGAAA gatGCTCATGAGTTGCTGACAACTCTCCTGGATCAGATGAGGAGTTTGTCGCCAGCGCTGCAGGAAGCAGCTGCCCGCGTGGGAAGAAGCTACAGGTGCCCCGTTGAAGACCACTTTGAGTTCCAGATGAAGAACACAAGGATCTGCAAGAG GTGTGGAGCCCGGACTACCAGAGAAGAGGACTTCAACAACCTGTCTCTGGACCTGGTGCCTGGAGCTTCAGTCCAGCAGATGCTCCAGGATTACCTGAAG GAGACAGACTTGGACTTCAGGTGTGACTGCGGTGCCAACACATCTGGCCAGCAGTCCACCTTTGTGAACCTTCCCAA GGTGCTGATGCTTCATCTGAAACGTTTCCGCTTCACTCCGTTCCTGCAGCTGGAGAAGCTTCGATACCCAGTGGAGCTGTTCAGAGAGCTGCTGGTGACCTCCAGCCAG GCTGATGGTTGGTACAGTCTGGTGAGCGTCATCAGCCATTTAGGCTCTGGAGGGGAACAAG GACACTACATAAGTGACGGAGTGCACCCAGATGTGGAGCTGGATGACCTCGCTGACCGCTGGCTCATTTATAACGATTCAGAGGTCACAGAGACAAAGGGGGCCTCTGTCTGTGAGCGGCGGCAGCGAGATGCCTACATCCTTTTCTACCAAAGACGG ATGTAG
- the LOC121907490 gene encoding ubiquitin carboxyl-terminal hydrolase 37-like isoform X4, with translation MLHSFCTFHLVYVNLEVRNSAISLTFFNKSFIDSRKNQVSVVEDESQLCSISSASSQKSSVEKPPGRTPWLHRLFGRPVSEREREERGQRSGHQQRVTSSDAPANQQPEKKTRWRCRVFDCCRRNRRVAPAADDQGDDGEQRIPQKPQRSPVKATDGTLTADEVDEVVEFDALTEEEEEAVTKTEKKAANRKHELHRLTSFLLSGYRTLANQDSSSNSAKTHHVRHGDVMTSQSLRSQQVDWFGFPNPAQICYMNSSLQSLFTMKDFITDIMCQVEVWGSVPQAELIRRLMNITLLHRSIDVRDKLQALFMFKSTLSVQAQEFQDFNQKDAHELLTTLLDQMRSLSPALQEAAARVGRSYRCPVEDHFEFQMKNTRICKRCGARTTREEDFNNLSLDLVPGASVQQMLQDYLKETDLDFRCDCGANTSGQQSTFVNLPKVLMLHLKRFRFTPFLQLEKLRYPVELFRELLVTSSQADGWYSLVSVISHLGSGGEQGHYISDGVHPDVELDDLADRWLIYNDSEVTETKGASVCERRQRDAYILFYQRRM, from the exons ATGTTACACAGTTTCTGTACTTTCCACCTTGTTTATGTCAACTTGGAAGTCAGAAATAGTGCTATTTCTCTGACTTTCTTCAACAAGAGTTTTATAGATAGCAGG AAAAATCAAGTGTCAGTTGTGGAAGATGAGAGCCAGCTGTGCTCCATCTCTAGTGCGAG CAGTCAGAAGTCCTCTGTGGAGAAGCCACCAGGAAGGACTCCTTGGCTGCACAGACTGTTCGGTCGACCTGTG AGcgaaagggaaagagaggaaaggggaCAGCGCTCCGGCCACCAACAGAG AGTCACCTCCTCAGACGCTCCAGCCAACCAACAACCAGAGAAGAAGACTCGCTGGAGGTGCCGAGTCTTCGACTGCTGCAGA AGAAATCGACGAGTCGCTCCGGCTGCCGACGACCAGGGAGACGACGGAGAGCAGAGAATCCCTCAGAAACCTCAGAGGAG CCCTGTCAAAGCTACAGATGGGACTCTCACtgctgatgaggttgatgaggTGGTGGAGTTTGATGCTctcactgaggaagaggaggaagctgTGAcgaagacagagaagaaagcAGCCAACAGAAAACATGAGCTGCACAGACTCacatctttcctcctctctgggTATCGGACACTGGCCAACCAGGACTCGTCCTCCAACAG TGCCAAAACACATCACGTCCGTCATGGTGATGTCATGACCTCCCAGAGCCTCAGAAGTCAGCAGGTCGACTGGTTTGG ctTTCCCAATCCAGCTCAGATCTGCTATATGAACTCCAGCCTTCAGAGCCTGTTCACTATGAAGGACTTCATCACAGACATCATGTGCCAGGTGGAGGTGTGGGGTTCAGTGCCTCAGGCTGAACTGATCAG AAGACTCATGAACATCACGTTGCTTCACCGCTCCATCGACGTCCGTGACAAACTCCAGGCCCTCTTTATGTTCAAGAGCACCCTCTCTGTCCAGGCTCAGGAGTTCCAGGATTTCAACCAGAAA gatGCTCATGAGTTGCTGACAACTCTCCTGGATCAGATGAGGAGTTTGTCGCCAGCGCTGCAGGAAGCAGCTGCCCGCGTGGGAAGAAGCTACAGGTGCCCCGTTGAAGACCACTTTGAGTTCCAGATGAAGAACACAAGGATCTGCAAGAG GTGTGGAGCCCGGACTACCAGAGAAGAGGACTTCAACAACCTGTCTCTGGACCTGGTGCCTGGAGCTTCAGTCCAGCAGATGCTCCAGGATTACCTGAAG GAGACAGACTTGGACTTCAGGTGTGACTGCGGTGCCAACACATCTGGCCAGCAGTCCACCTTTGTGAACCTTCCCAA GGTGCTGATGCTTCATCTGAAACGTTTCCGCTTCACTCCGTTCCTGCAGCTGGAGAAGCTTCGATACCCAGTGGAGCTGTTCAGAGAGCTGCTGGTGACCTCCAGCCAG GCTGATGGTTGGTACAGTCTGGTGAGCGTCATCAGCCATTTAGGCTCTGGAGGGGAACAAG GACACTACATAAGTGACGGAGTGCACCCAGATGTGGAGCTGGATGACCTCGCTGACCGCTGGCTCATTTATAACGATTCAGAGGTCACAGAGACAAAGGGGGCCTCTGTCTGTGAGCGGCGGCAGCGAGATGCCTACATCCTTTTCTACCAAAGACGG ATGTAG